The genomic segment GAGATTGTGACCAATAGATACGGAGCTTCAATTAATGCTCCGCTGGAAAACATACTAGAAAGCCAGTACCCAGGAATCCCACACAACGTTGCGAGGTTTGCTACATTCATCCAATCCGGAAATTCACGTGATACCTGCCGCCGCAATCGCCAGTGTTGGAACCACGGCAACCAGAAAAATCCCAGATAAAATAGCACGGCCGGAATACCTGACCCCGTGCCGACCTCAAAAAATAAATTGTGAAGTGCCTTCCGCTTCGTACCTGGCTTGAGCGGCCCATCGTAATACTGGGGAACCATGACTTCACCTGCCCAAGGCCCGACACCAAGAGCCGGATAGGCTGCCATTATCTTCGCACCAGCCTTCCAAATGTAAAACCGACTTTCTGCTGATGAATCACGATTCTCCGATGACTCGAAAGTTGACATAAACTCCTTGACGACCGAAGGGCCTGCCAGGACAACGGCCGCAAGAGTCCCGGCAAAGACGATCGAAATAGCCCGACGGCTCTTCGTCATATAGAGCACCCCGAGCACCCCAAGTAGGATCCCCCCCAACATTGTCCCACGAGAATTTAAAAACATCAGCTGGTGCATCTGCATTACAAGAATGAATCCCGCTAGCGCAACCTGCCACTTTTTTGTGGAATTGACTAGGAGAGCAAAAGACAATGCCATAATCGGAATTGTCGATATTGAGTAGGTGTTATTGTCAAGATAATTCCATCGGAAATAGTTGGTGTTAATGCCACCGCGAATTAGATATAGCTGGTTAATATTAAACGCATTCCACCCCTGGCAGAGAACGAGCACCCAAACCAGGGTTGCGACCTTTCGAGGGGTGTCAAGAAGAAAGGTAGCCACCATTGCCATAAGGACAATCTTCCAACTAATATCCCAAAACACTGAACTCTTTTCGGGGTTGATAGACTGCATCAGGCTGGCGAACGTCAGGATACTGTATGCTCCGATTGCGATGAGCGAACGTGTTCCATTCCGCTCAAGAGGCTGCCGCCGCAACCCCGCTAGCAACCACCCAATAAGCGTTGCCCCGGCTAAAAATTTTTGATAGTCCAAGTCCGGCAGGCCCCACCGCCAATTCCATGTTGGACAGAGCACGGCGAAGCCCGCGTACCCCACTACGCCAATCCAAGGGCGGCGAAATGCCGTGGCAACTATCGCGGCCCAAATCAACAGTAGAAGTACTATCCCTGGCGTCATTTGGTCACCTCCTCCCGGGCGGAAACTTTTCTCAAGACACCAGCGACACGTG from the Roseiconus lacunae genome contains:
- a CDS encoding O-antigen ligase family protein, which gives rise to MTPGIVLLLLIWAAIVATAFRRPWIGVVGYAGFAVLCPTWNWRWGLPDLDYQKFLAGATLIGWLLAGLRRQPLERNGTRSLIAIGAYSILTFASLMQSINPEKSSVFWDISWKIVLMAMVATFLLDTPRKVATLVWVLVLCQGWNAFNINQLYLIRGGINTNYFRWNYLDNNTYSISTIPIMALSFALLVNSTKKWQVALAGFILVMQMHQLMFLNSRGTMLGGILLGVLGVLYMTKSRRAISIVFAGTLAAVVLAGPSVVKEFMSTFESSENRDSSAESRFYIWKAGAKIMAAYPALGVGPWAGEVMVPQYYDGPLKPGTKRKALHNLFFEVGTGSGIPAVLFYLGFFWLPWFQHWRLRRQVSREFPDWMNVANLATLCGIPGYWLSSMFSSGALIEAPYLLVTISIGSLAVYSSRASASVAVMRPAAAMETSSVPLIPVGAKSSEVN